In Calditrichota bacterium, a single genomic region encodes these proteins:
- a CDS encoding ribonuclease H-like domain-containing protein, translating to MDIVDKLRWIDSISLSTPPTQPKVGGRDIEAHFPGRLLQTPMGSCFASTFRQPLAVADILARSFGLLQLVGKDESLQTLDLRRAAFVDCETTGLAGGSGTYCFLVGIGTLVDGDAVIKQFFMRNLSEEPALLHAVRDELSACEGLVTYNGKAYDYPLLLTRFALRRMPAPQPLLHLDLLHAARRLWRDRIEAMTLNAVETQLLGIRRAQDVPGHLIPSLYFAYLRSRDAAQMPLVFEHNRQDILSLMHLAAKLLQLHAEPHTFAREGNDLLALGRVYEDLRLFQRSAALYELARAKGLDPRASTPALVRLSLCYKRLGQLDRAIALWEEMVAQGAGGVFPYVELAKYYEHRARQYQRAMELVDRALHALEVDELYGDRWQAEEQRAELLHRRRRLLARMRKAPISQNFPLEDPRR from the coding sequence ATGGACATTGTAGACAAGCTACGCTGGATCGACTCCATAAGCCTCTCCACGCCACCAACACAGCCAAAGGTCGGTGGCAGGGACATTGAGGCTCACTTCCCCGGGCGGCTTCTGCAGACGCCGATGGGGAGCTGCTTTGCCAGCACCTTTCGACAGCCGCTTGCGGTCGCGGATATCCTGGCCCGCTCCTTCGGGTTGCTCCAACTGGTGGGCAAGGACGAGTCGTTGCAGACCCTCGACCTGCGCCGTGCGGCCTTTGTGGACTGCGAAACCACAGGGTTAGCCGGTGGCTCCGGCACCTACTGCTTCCTGGTCGGCATTGGGACCCTCGTCGACGGCGACGCCGTCATCAAGCAGTTCTTCATGCGCAACTTGAGCGAGGAACCTGCCCTCCTTCATGCCGTGCGCGACGAGCTCAGCGCCTGCGAAGGCCTGGTCACTTACAACGGCAAGGCCTACGATTACCCCCTCCTGCTCACGCGTTTTGCCCTGCGCCGCATGCCTGCGCCACAGCCCTTGCTGCACCTGGACCTACTGCACGCGGCCCGCCGCCTGTGGCGCGACCGTATCGAGGCGATGACGCTAAACGCCGTGGAGACGCAGCTCCTGGGCATCAGACGCGCCCAGGACGTTCCAGGCCATCTCATCCCCAGCCTCTACTTTGCCTACCTGCGCTCCCGGGACGCTGCACAAATGCCGTTGGTCTTCGAGCACAACCGCCAGGACATTCTCTCCCTCATGCACCTTGCCGCAAAGCTCCTCCAGCTCCATGCGGAACCACACACGTTCGCCAGGGAAGGCAACGATTTGCTCGCCCTCGGCCGCGTCTACGAGGACTTGCGCCTGTTCCAACGCAGCGCCGCCCTTTACGAACTTGCTCGTGCCAAGGGGCTGGACCCACGAGCGTCCACGCCGGCGTTGGTGCGCCTCAGCCTCTGCTACAAGCGCCTGGGCCAGTTGGATAGGGCCATCGCACTCTGGGAGGAAATGGTCGCCCAAGGGGCCGGCGGTGTTTTCCCCTACGTGGAGCTGGCCAAATACTACGAACACCGCGCCCGCCAGTACCAGCGGGCAATGGAGCTGGTCGACCGCGCCTTGCACGCTCTGGAGGTGGACGAGCTCTACGGCGACAGGTGGCAAGCGGAAGAACAACGCGCTGAGCTCCTGCACCGGCGCCGGCGCCTCCTCGCCAGGATGAGGAAAGCACCAATCAGCCAGAACTTTCCGCTCGAGGACCCTCGCCGATGA